AGAGTCGAGAAATGCGTGGTCCAGATCGTCAGgaccttgccttccctctccccggcgTCATCGGCAGCGCGCACTTGACGGACTTCGATGTTCTCCACCTGCCGAGTGCTGTCCAGGGGGATGTCGTTCATTTGTTCGAGGTCcctggaagtgggggggaggggaaaaggggttagAGAGGGTGAGTCGCGTCAggtgtttgttattttatttatcttttatttatttatttttggtaaagttgaaacgagagagaggcaggcagacagagaaacagatggggacagacaaacaaacatacaagggCACAGgacagaaagagatggatagcctgagacagagatagagtcaaTAAATAGAGGGAATATGGGAAAGGGTGAATAAAGAGTGTGGATAACGGCgactaaagaaaaaataaggataaaataatgggaaaaaataagtagatgattataaaaataaagtagGAAAGTATGTTAACCACAAGCATAAGagaaaatcattgttattgtttataatattgagatcattaccattattattactgttattaatattatcataataaaaataatattaattaaaatagccataatcattataataatcattatcattcattatcattactcttacctttatagttatcataatcataatcattattataatcggtatcattataattgtcattatcattatcatcattattgttataaatactgttattactaataatggtaCTCTTAGTAGCATATcgttattgaaatcattattattattatcattatcattattattattattattattattaattcattactgccattcttatcatcatcattatcattattactagcattttgATCAATACTCCATCATCATTaagtgtattatttttctttttcatcattatcatcattattgtcactaccgCTACCTCCATCATCACACCACGTGCTacacaatactgacaataatgataactaataatatacaacgatgataaaataatggtgtTATTGTAAACGATAgataacacacaacaaacaataaattattaagataataatcagaaaaaaactcACTCGATATAATTGAGTGCcagtctcttcttcctccttccgttgcAGTTTCCGGTCTTGGTGGAGAGGCAGGTCGAAATGTCGGTGATGGTGACGGTAGtgacggtggtggaggaggtggtggagaagtagGCGAAGAGCCGCTTTTCTCTCAGGTCAGCCTCGTCAGCTCGGCAGCCGGCGACCAGGCACACCGTCAGGAGGAGGGCTGCGACTTTCATCTGTTGAGGACGGACGGTGTTCAGACAcgcagggaaaagagaaagatatccaTACGGTGCAAGAGATAGGATAACACCATATATAATTTGTTGTGGAGATAATGGGGAATGGTTT
The sequence above is drawn from the Penaeus chinensis breed Huanghai No. 1 chromosome 28, ASM1920278v2, whole genome shotgun sequence genome and encodes:
- the LOC125039850 gene encoding uncharacterized protein LOC125039850, producing MPMKVAALLLTVCLVAGCRADEADLREKRLFAYFSTTSSTTVTTVTITDISTCLSTKTGNCNGRRKKRLALNYIEDLEQMNDIPLDSTRQVENIEVRQVRAADDAGEREGKVLTIWTTHFSTLTVTTTSVLASTTVTASALCLAPNVAKTCFGG